A single Providencia manganoxydans DNA region contains:
- a CDS encoding DUF1345 domain-containing protein, translated as MLRYIFRIVHLFHHAFHSRPRFIISLFVAVATFVALLPYQNTMMCLILSWNAFAWIYLLFLFARIINRKTKNIREITKVEDESARMVIFFLVAGCCVSLLVLFFALGGHGDFPKTDKFVPYALTASTLISSWLLLPAGFTMHYAHLYYSNENQQQPWLRFPDEILAPTYSDFMYFSFTIAVASQTADVEIASSPMRRAVLLQSVISFVFNMAILGLCINISASFF; from the coding sequence ATGTTACGTTACATCTTTCGAATAGTTCATCTTTTTCATCATGCATTTCATTCAAGGCCTCGCTTTATTATTTCTTTATTTGTTGCAGTTGCGACTTTTGTTGCATTACTTCCCTACCAAAATACCATGATGTGCTTAATTCTAAGCTGGAACGCATTTGCTTGGATCTATTTATTATTTCTTTTTGCTCGCATAATTAATCGTAAAACTAAGAACATTCGAGAAATCACTAAAGTCGAAGATGAAAGTGCTCGTATGGTGATTTTTTTCCTCGTTGCTGGTTGTTGTGTCAGTTTACTGGTACTATTTTTTGCATTAGGTGGACATGGCGACTTTCCGAAAACCGATAAATTTGTGCCCTATGCACTCACCGCTTCTACACTCATTTCTTCATGGCTATTACTCCCTGCGGGCTTTACGATGCATTATGCGCACCTATACTATAGTAATGAAAATCAGCAACAACCATGGCTACGTTTTCCTGATGAGATCCTTGCCCCAACATATTCGGACTTTATGTATTTTTCTTTTACCATTGCTGTAGCATCGCAAACTGCTGATGTGGAAATCGCCTCAAGCCCGATGCGCCGAGCAGTATTACTTCAGTCCGTTATTTCATTTGTATTTAATATGGCAATATTAGGGTTATGTATCAATATTTCAGCGAGTTTCTTTTAG
- a CDS encoding YejL family protein translates to MPQSSRYSDEKVETLLAELVSVLEKNHTPVDLSLMVLGNMVTNLLNTSVAPAQRKMIADSFANALLSSVKEDQSH, encoded by the coding sequence ATGCCACAGTCATCTCGCTATAGTGATGAAAAAGTTGAAACTTTGCTCGCTGAGCTTGTCAGCGTGTTAGAAAAAAACCATACTCCAGTAGATCTTTCACTAATGGTGTTGGGGAACATGGTCACCAATCTACTTAATACATCTGTCGCACCAGCGCAACGTAAAATGATTGCCGACTCTTTTGCCAACGCGTTACTGTCTTCTGTCAAAGAAGATCAGTCTCACTAA
- a CDS encoding DedA family protein — protein MTAEFTNWITEYGYWATFFGAMIEGETAAFLSGVAAHNQLLYYPWVMLFAALGGIVSDNVLFYVGYFAGSQILPKFHRHQKKINRVQQLIRQHENFIIIAIRFAYGLRTVGPIIIGASKVNPFKFFILNILGGALWGVIIVSCGYFISSAILALPIHSSLTWFLLIIIAVVLFIFLRRQWKK, from the coding sequence ATGACAGCAGAATTCACAAATTGGATCACAGAATATGGTTATTGGGCTACCTTTTTTGGTGCCATGATAGAAGGTGAGACCGCCGCTTTTCTATCTGGCGTTGCTGCTCATAACCAATTACTTTATTACCCTTGGGTGATGTTATTTGCCGCTTTAGGGGGCATAGTCAGTGATAATGTTTTATTTTACGTTGGTTACTTTGCTGGCTCTCAGATCTTACCTAAATTTCACCGTCATCAGAAAAAAATCAATCGTGTCCAACAATTGATCCGTCAACATGAAAATTTCATTATTATCGCTATTCGCTTTGCTTATGGCTTGAGAACTGTGGGCCCAATCATTATCGGAGCGAGTAAAGTTAATCCATTTAAATTTTTTATATTAAATATTTTGGGAGGAGCCTTATGGGGGGTCATTATTGTTTCTTGCGGATATTTTATTAGTTCAGCGATACTCGCCTTACCGATACACTCTTCTTTAACGTGGTTTTTACTTATCATTATTGCCGTAGTTCTCTTTATTTTTTTACGACGTCAATGGAAAAAATAG
- the rplY gene encoding 50S ribosomal protein L25 gives MLTINAIARTEQGKGASRRLRRANQFPAIVYGGNQEPISVTLNHDEVINQEGKAEFYEVLNLVIDGKETKVKVQAVQRHPFKPKVTHIDFLRV, from the coding sequence ATGTTAACTATCAATGCAATTGCACGTACAGAGCAGGGTAAGGGTGCGAGCCGCCGCCTGCGCAGAGCTAACCAGTTCCCAGCTATCGTTTACGGTGGTAATCAAGAGCCTATCTCTGTAACTCTGAACCACGATGAAGTCATTAACCAAGAAGGTAAAGCAGAATTTTACGAAGTTCTGAACCTGGTTATCGATGGTAAAGAAACTAAAGTCAAAGTTCAGGCAGTTCAACGTCACCCGTTCAAGCCAAAAGTGACGCACATTGACTTCCTGCGCGTTTAA
- the yejK gene encoding nucleoid-associated protein YejK → MSLEISQIALHQLIKRDEQTLEVMLRDSLLSTDNVVQDMMAELHRVYSAKSKAFGEFNEESELADALRLLRKGEEEFLGFSRAMTVRLKDELAKYPFAEGGVVLFCQYRYLAVEYLLIAVLSSCDSMFVTDNLDLSTTHYLDIPHADIVARIDLTEWETNPESSRYLTFLKGRVGRKVSDFFMDFLAASEGLNAKVQNKGLVQALDDFCDNAQMDKNTRQAYRQQVHNYCTEQLQSGEEIELQALSKELPIVEEQSFGDFARQNDYQLEESFPADRGTLKQLTKFSGSGGGITISFDAMLMGERIFWDPVTDTLTIRGTPPNLRDQLQRRSK, encoded by the coding sequence ATGAGTCTGGAAATTTCTCAGATAGCTTTACATCAGTTGATTAAACGCGATGAACAGACACTTGAAGTGATGCTGCGCGACTCTTTATTGTCAACCGATAACGTTGTGCAAGACATGATGGCAGAATTACACCGTGTATACAGCGCTAAAAGTAAAGCTTTTGGTGAGTTCAATGAAGAAAGCGAATTGGCAGATGCGCTGAGATTATTACGCAAAGGTGAAGAAGAATTCCTTGGCTTCAGTCGTGCGATGACTGTACGTTTAAAAGATGAACTTGCTAAATATCCTTTCGCAGAAGGGGGCGTGGTTCTATTTTGCCAATATCGTTATCTGGCGGTTGAGTATTTATTGATTGCTGTTTTAAGTAGTTGTGACAGCATGTTTGTTACCGACAATCTTGACCTATCGACCACGCATTACCTTGATATCCCTCATGCTGATATCGTGGCACGTATCGATTTGACTGAGTGGGAAACCAATCCTGAATCATCGCGTTATCTTACTTTTTTAAAAGGGCGAGTAGGGCGTAAAGTTTCTGATTTCTTTATGGATTTCTTGGCAGCATCGGAAGGATTAAACGCTAAAGTACAAAATAAAGGTTTAGTGCAAGCGTTAGATGACTTTTGTGATAATGCGCAAATGGATAAAAATACCCGCCAAGCTTATCGCCAACAAGTGCATAATTACTGTACAGAGCAATTGCAGTCAGGTGAGGAAATTGAGCTGCAAGCGCTATCTAAAGAACTTCCTATTGTTGAAGAACAGTCTTTCGGTGACTTCGCGCGTCAAAATGATTATCAACTTGAGGAAAGTTTTCCGGCCGATAGGGGAACACTGAAGCAACTGACGAAGTTTTCGGGCAGTGGTGGTGGGATCACGATAAGTTTTGATGCGATGTTAATGGGGGAGCGTATTTTTTGGGATCCGGTGACGGATACTTTGACAATTCGAGGCACTCCACCTAACTTACGCGATCAACTGCAACGTCGCAGCAAGTAA
- the yejM gene encoding LPS biosynthesis-modulating metalloenzyme YejM, translating into MVTHQRYRDKVSQMISWGHWFALFNILLSLGLSSSYLFIFDWPDTLAGRIFAFVSWIGHFSFVVFACYLLIVFPLTFIVMSQRLLRLICVALATAGTTLLIFDIRVFSQFGLHLTPQVWDLVINPEKGEMAREWQLMFIAIPIIFLIQMLFATWSWQKLRSLNRQTFGKPLAGLFIATFVMSHLMYAWSDANFYRPITMQRYNYPLSQPMTARKLLDRYGLLDLSEHQNRVFQQGSPTALKLQYPLKPLSYYDQGMGYNLLLVVVDNLGDKTQQNNMSSLKAFKEMSTDFTNHYTTGLRNDSALFGLFYGISASYFDNILNERHASVLIEALQHQGYQFGLFSTDGFNSPLFRQAILADYSLPTKAADSDTQTITQWSAWLSGLKSESPWFSFLNIKGQPGSKQTNDQINQIVETLIRDGRLKNTIVVITANYNGESEADDWFSGKQFDRKKMQVPLFIYWPNTPSQEIDKLTSHQDVLTTIMQRLLHVSNSPDDYSQGEDLFSPDRKYPWVITGSNNDVVITTNDATLYMDKNGQFSIYDLQGNEVKNQKPDLAQLLKIFTELKRFNEN; encoded by the coding sequence ATGGTCACCCATCAGCGCTACCGTGATAAAGTCTCCCAAATGATAAGTTGGGGGCACTGGTTTGCACTTTTTAATATCCTGCTCAGCCTAGGGCTAAGTAGTAGCTATCTGTTTATTTTTGATTGGCCCGACACGCTCGCCGGGCGCATTTTTGCCTTCGTCAGTTGGATTGGTCATTTTAGTTTTGTCGTTTTTGCCTGCTACTTACTGATTGTTTTTCCACTGACCTTTATTGTTATGTCTCAGCGGCTGCTGAGGCTTATTTGTGTTGCGCTCGCCACCGCGGGTACAACCTTATTAATCTTTGATATTCGAGTCTTTAGCCAATTTGGTTTACACCTGACGCCACAGGTTTGGGATCTAGTGATCAACCCTGAAAAAGGGGAGATGGCACGCGAGTGGCAATTGATGTTTATCGCGATCCCTATCATCTTTCTTATTCAAATGCTTTTTGCAACTTGGAGTTGGCAAAAGCTACGCAGTTTGAATAGACAAACCTTTGGTAAACCACTCGCAGGGCTATTTATTGCCACCTTTGTGATGTCGCACCTTATGTATGCATGGTCTGATGCTAATTTCTATCGCCCTATTACCATGCAACGTTATAATTACCCGCTATCACAACCAATGACGGCTCGAAAACTGCTGGATAGATATGGCTTATTAGACTTATCTGAACATCAAAACCGTGTCTTCCAGCAAGGTAGCCCTACCGCTTTAAAACTTCAGTATCCATTGAAACCGCTTAGCTATTATGATCAAGGCATGGGTTATAATTTACTACTAGTCGTGGTTGATAACTTGGGTGATAAAACCCAACAAAATAACATGTCATCGCTAAAAGCGTTTAAAGAGATGAGTACTGACTTTACCAACCACTACACCACAGGTTTACGTAACGATAGCGCCCTATTCGGCCTATTTTATGGTATTTCAGCCAGTTATTTCGATAATATCCTTAATGAACGTCATGCTTCTGTACTGATTGAAGCATTGCAGCATCAAGGGTATCAATTTGGCCTCTTCTCAACAGATGGCTTTAATTCTCCATTATTCCGCCAAGCCATTTTAGCGGATTACTCATTACCAACCAAAGCGGCTGATAGTGATACACAAACCATCACACAATGGAGCGCATGGTTAAGCGGGTTGAAGAGTGAGTCACCTTGGTTCTCCTTCTTAAATATCAAAGGACAACCCGGCAGTAAACAAACCAATGACCAAATCAACCAAATTGTTGAAACATTGATCCGTGATGGTCGCTTGAAAAATACCATTGTAGTTATCACTGCAAATTATAATGGCGAGTCTGAAGCTGATGATTGGTTTAGCGGTAAGCAGTTTGATCGTAAAAAGATGCAAGTTCCTTTGTTTATCTATTGGCCGAATACCCCTAGCCAGGAAATTGATAAACTCACTAGCCATCAAGATGTACTAACAACCATCATGCAACGTTTACTGCATGTGTCCAATTCACCTGACGATTATAGCCAAGGGGAAGACTTGTTCAGTCCTGACCGCAAGTACCCTTGGGTCATTACAGGCAGCAATAACGATGTGGTGATCACGACAAATGATGCAACGCTCTATATGGACAAAAATGGCCAATTTAGCATCTATGATTTGCAAGGCAATGAAGTTAAAAATCAAAAACCTGATCTTGCTCAGTTACTGAAAATTTTTACCGAACTAAAGCGGTTTAATGAAAATTAA